In Musa acuminata AAA Group cultivar baxijiao chromosome BXJ2-8, Cavendish_Baxijiao_AAA, whole genome shotgun sequence, one genomic interval encodes:
- the LOC135618401 gene encoding probable methyltransferase At1g29790, with product MRSVEERKPSRSLRPAQSKLSILLLLVSTNLLSVYLFSGGMCPIIGDTDVLLRELKSTKSELAQLQRFMETLLHGHGDKAASDDMDGWPDELSREMKLVVGPHKLPLGYNRNLGTDKLFQPLGSACRRFREELAGYMTYEVGGECPSDEVFAQRLMLKGCEPLPRRRCHPKSPKGYVEPAPLPESLWATPPDTSVVWDAYTCKNYSCLVKRGRSDKSYDCNDCFDLKGREKSRWLVDSSGGVLDFSIDSVLATRPAGTVRIGLDIGGGSGTFAARMRERDVTVVSSTMNFDGPFNSFIASRGLVPLHISVAHRLPFFDNTLDVVHSMHVLSNWMPEATLELALFDIYRVLRPGGLFWVDHFFCAGEQLNTTYVPMLARVGFHKLRWVTGRKLDRGIGKNEWYLSALLEKPMT from the coding sequence ATGAGGAGCGTTGAGGAGAGGAAGCCTTCGCGTTCGCTGAGACCGGCGCAATCGAAGCTGagcatcctcctcctcctggtCTCGACGAACCTGCTCTCCGTCTACCTCTTCTCCGGCGGCATGTGCCCTATCATCGGCGACACCGACGTCCTCCTGCGAGAACTCAAATCCACGAAGTCGGAGCTCGCGCAGCTGCAACGCTTCATGGAGACTCTCCTCCACGGGCATGGCGACAAGGCGGCCTCCGACGACATGGACGGATGGCCGGACGAGTTGTCCCGGGAGATGAAGTTGGTCGTCGGCCCCCACAAGCTCCCCTTGGGCTACAACCGCAACCTCGGCACCGACAAGCTGTTCCAGCCGCTAGGATCCGCCTGCCGGCGTTTCCGGGAGGAGCTGGCCGGGTACATGACCTACGAAGTCGGCGGGGAGTGCCCCAGCGACGAGGTCTTCGCGCAACGGCTGATGCTGAAGGGCTGCGAGCCGCTCCCCCGCCGTCGGTGCCACCCCAAGTCCCCCAAGGGGTACGTGGAGCCGGCGCCGCTGCCGGAGAGCCTCTGGGCCACCCCGCCGGACACCAGCGTCGTGTGGGACGCGTACACCTGCAAGAACTACAGCTGCTTGGTGAAGCGGGGGAGGTCCGACAAGTCCTACGACTGCAACGACTGCTTCGATCTGAAGGGCCGGGAGAAGTCCCGGTGGCTGGTGGATAGCAGCGGCGGCGTTCTGGACTTCAGCATCGACAGCGTGCTGGCGACGAGGCCGGCGGGGACGGTGCGGATCGGGCTGGACATCGGCGGCGGGTCCGGCACGTTCGCCGCGAGGATGAGGGAGCGCGACGTGACGGTGGTGTCGAGCACCATGAACTTCGACGGGCCCTTCAACAGCTTCATCGCGTCGCGGGGTTTGGTCCCGCTGCACATCAGCGTAGCCCACCGGCTGCCCTTCTTCGACAACACGCTCGACGTGGTGCACTCCATGCACGTCCTCAGCAACTGGATGCCGGAGGCGACGCTGGAGTTGGCGCTGTTCGACATCTACCGGGTGCTACGGCCGGGGGGCCTCTTCTGGGTCGACCACTTCTTCTGTGCCGGGGAGCAGCTCAACACGACGTACGTGCCCATGCTGGCGCGCGTCGGCTTTCACAAGCTGCGGTGGGTGACCGGCCGCAAGCTCGACCGAGGGATCGGGAAGAACGAGTGGTACCTCTCCGCTCTGCTGGAGAAGCCGATGACCTGA